The following are from one region of the Cystobacter fuscus DSM 2262 genome:
- a CDS encoding flavin-containing monooxygenase, with protein sequence MKHTQKPSIAIIGTGFAGLGMAIRLKQAGLDSFTLYEQAERIGGTWRDNSYPGAACDVPSHLYSFSFEPNPRWTRHFAPQAEILDYLEHCTDKYGLRPHIRFNSPVRSARFDEDASEWVLTIGEGEEVRAHLVISGCGALSRPSLPEIPGLANFQGKLFHSARWDPGHALEGKTVAIIGTGASATQIVPRIAPRVKQLHLFQRTPPWVLPKEDRLLGPRERKLYAALPAMQWLHRQIIYWKYEGRLPLFFSRLPLARLFEWRALRWLARSIPDAGLRAKLTPNYAMGCKRVLLSDDYYPALLRPNVELVTEPIQTVTRDGLLTADGKARPVDTLILATGFQAAEAVSPFPIQGRGGLRLEEAWRTSAEAYLGTTVAGVPNFFFLVGPNTLLGHSSMVFMIESQVQYVLDCIQTLRRGGFETLEVRESAQARFNQRLLERLGRTVWSTGGCASWYKTRTGKNTTLWPGSTVEFRWRTRQLEPGDYHLEK encoded by the coding sequence ATGAAGCACACCCAGAAACCAAGCATCGCCATCATCGGGACCGGATTCGCGGGTCTGGGCATGGCCATTCGCCTCAAGCAGGCGGGCCTCGACTCGTTCACCCTCTACGAGCAAGCCGAGAGGATCGGCGGCACCTGGCGTGACAACTCGTACCCGGGGGCCGCGTGCGACGTCCCGTCCCACCTGTACTCGTTCTCCTTCGAGCCCAATCCCCGGTGGACCCGCCACTTCGCTCCCCAGGCGGAGATCCTCGACTACCTCGAGCACTGCACGGACAAGTACGGGCTGCGGCCACACATCCGCTTCAACTCGCCGGTGCGCTCGGCCCGCTTCGACGAGGACGCCTCGGAGTGGGTCCTCACGATCGGCGAGGGAGAAGAGGTCCGGGCCCACCTCGTCATCTCCGGCTGTGGCGCGCTGAGTCGTCCCTCCCTCCCCGAGATACCGGGCCTGGCGAACTTCCAGGGCAAGCTCTTCCACTCGGCGCGGTGGGACCCTGGCCATGCGCTCGAGGGGAAGACGGTGGCCATCATCGGCACGGGCGCGTCGGCCACCCAGATCGTCCCCCGGATCGCCCCGCGCGTGAAGCAGCTCCACCTCTTCCAGCGCACCCCTCCGTGGGTGCTCCCCAAGGAGGACCGGCTCCTCGGTCCTCGGGAGCGCAAGCTCTACGCGGCCCTGCCCGCCATGCAGTGGCTCCACCGGCAGATCATCTACTGGAAATACGAGGGCCGGCTGCCCCTCTTCTTCTCGCGGCTCCCCCTCGCCAGGCTCTTCGAGTGGCGGGCGCTCCGGTGGCTCGCGCGGAGCATTCCCGACGCTGGGCTGCGGGCGAAGCTCACCCCGAACTACGCCATGGGCTGCAAGCGCGTCCTCCTGTCGGACGACTACTACCCCGCCTTGCTCCGGCCCAACGTGGAACTGGTGACCGAGCCCATCCAGACGGTCACCCGCGACGGCCTGCTCACGGCGGATGGGAAGGCGCGCCCCGTGGACACCCTCATCCTCGCCACGGGATTCCAGGCCGCCGAGGCCGTCTCCCCGTTCCCCATCCAGGGACGGGGCGGGCTGCGGCTGGAGGAGGCCTGGCGCACGAGCGCCGAGGCCTACCTCGGGACGACCGTGGCGGGAGTGCCCAACTTCTTCTTCCTCGTGGGTCCGAACACGCTCCTGGGGCACAGCTCGATGGTCTTCATGATCGAGTCCCAGGTCCAATACGTCCTGGACTGTATCCAGACCCTGCGGCGCGGGGGCTTCGAGACCCTCGAGGTGCGCGAGAGCGCCCAGGCGCGCTTCAACCAGCGGCTGCTCGAGCGGCTGGGCCGCACGGTGTGGAGCACGGGCGGGTGCGCGAGCTGGTACAAGACGCGCACGGGCAAGAACACCACGCTGTGGCCGGGGTCCACCGTGGAGTTCCGGTGGCGCACCCGCCAGCTCGAGCCAGGCGACTACCACCTGGAGAAGTGA
- a CDS encoding mannosyltransferase family protein gives MRPFLPDLTRPGTARFVYVSAAAMVLMHLAIWRWIAFRRHQPFGHLLTYWDANYYTAIARDGYSGALFAFYPAYPLTVGALAKLLGVTGIQWLGAAFSTVMFAVFVVVCVRVSQRDDVPERLTPDTRLGWLFFLFSPASYIFHSHHTEALFLLLSFLSFFFSGTRRPGGGGLFGALSALTRNQGVFVGGMTALLAAWVETTPARRIRALLIAGLLSLLGVLGFLTFQTLVAGSPFAFMQAQQGWAHVDSLGGALKTLVFGNAWQSRDPYNVLWYVTWWVFLVGAVRLARWQPALGLYATLCLLVQLLQGEFVNTFRFAAPLFPLLFFLGDGCARRPRWFQFGVLLVLVLLNVATARHYGLGEWAY, from the coding sequence ATGCGCCCATTCCTTCCGGATCTGACGCGCCCCGGAACCGCCCGCTTCGTCTACGTGAGCGCGGCCGCCATGGTACTCATGCACCTGGCCATCTGGAGATGGATCGCGTTCCGGCGCCATCAGCCGTTCGGGCACCTGCTCACCTACTGGGACGCGAACTACTACACGGCCATTGCCCGCGATGGGTACAGCGGCGCCCTCTTCGCCTTCTACCCGGCGTATCCGCTCACGGTCGGGGCGCTCGCGAAGCTCCTGGGCGTCACCGGGATCCAATGGTTGGGCGCGGCGTTCTCCACCGTGATGTTCGCCGTGTTCGTCGTCGTCTGTGTCCGGGTTTCCCAACGGGATGATGTTCCGGAGCGGCTGACGCCGGACACCCGGCTGGGGTGGCTCTTCTTCCTCTTCTCGCCCGCGAGCTACATCTTCCACTCGCACCACACCGAGGCGCTGTTCCTGCTGCTGTCGTTCCTCTCGTTCTTCTTCAGCGGGACGAGGCGGCCGGGAGGGGGTGGGCTCTTCGGCGCGCTCTCCGCCCTGACGCGCAACCAGGGCGTCTTCGTGGGAGGGATGACCGCGCTGCTGGCGGCCTGGGTGGAGACGACGCCCGCCCGCCGCATCCGCGCGCTCCTCATCGCCGGACTCCTCAGCCTGCTCGGGGTGCTGGGCTTCCTCACGTTCCAGACCCTCGTCGCGGGCTCGCCCTTCGCCTTCATGCAGGCCCAGCAGGGATGGGCGCATGTGGACTCGCTCGGTGGCGCGCTGAAGACGCTCGTCTTCGGCAACGCCTGGCAGAGCAGGGACCCCTACAACGTGCTCTGGTATGTCACGTGGTGGGTCTTCCTCGTGGGGGCGGTGCGGCTCGCCCGCTGGCAACCCGCCCTGGGCCTCTATGCGACGCTCTGCCTGCTGGTCCAACTGCTCCAGGGGGAGTTCGTCAATACCTTCCGGTTCGCCGCCCCGCTCTTCCCGCTGTTGTTCTTCCTCGGAGACGGCTGCGCGCGCCGTCCCCGCTGGTTCCAGTTCGGCGTGCTGCTGGTCCTGGTGCTGCTCAACGTGGCCACCGCGCGGCACTACGGCCTGGGCGAGTGGGCCTATTGA
- a CDS encoding acyltransferase family protein, whose amino-acid sequence MASSSSAHQLFLHSRFFGGLDGLRCLSIVAVVLHHAASSHHGVFVRFNQGVSLFFAISGFLITTLLLRERDSRGDISLTGFYARRSLRIFPLYYAVLGLYTLLVVFLEKDVQARGDFLDNLPAFLTYTSNWFVSLEGRVIFYFAWSLAAEEQFYLLWPPVIRYARGAGALVFMSGVLALSLLAPLAVKAGYIDTHVLWGRILTSFQPSISMGCLAALLAHSPRGFAWLYRVLGQAWSAPLAMLLVAGAFFWDSTPKALFSLLFTALVVATCIRPDHALMPVLRLSWVRYVGTVSYGVYLLHMLVFNLVRRAMPRPFTSLLESSLGSGMVVFVTFVLGLGVSVLLAGLSHRYFESRFLVWKEHFDWRTKPRPAEPVVSSSNSPA is encoded by the coding sequence ATGGCGTCCTCCTCATCCGCCCACCAACTCTTCCTCCACTCCCGCTTCTTCGGGGGGCTGGACGGGCTGCGTTGCCTGAGCATCGTGGCGGTGGTGCTGCACCACGCGGCCAGCAGCCACCACGGCGTGTTCGTCCGGTTCAACCAGGGCGTCTCGTTGTTCTTCGCCATCAGCGGCTTCCTCATCACCACCTTGCTGCTGCGCGAACGCGACAGCCGGGGAGACATCTCGCTGACGGGCTTCTACGCCCGGCGCTCGCTGCGCATCTTCCCGCTCTACTACGCGGTGCTCGGGCTCTACACCCTGCTGGTCGTCTTCCTCGAGAAGGACGTGCAGGCACGGGGGGATTTCCTCGACAACCTGCCCGCCTTCCTCACCTACACCTCCAACTGGTTCGTCTCGCTCGAGGGCCGCGTCATCTTCTACTTCGCCTGGTCGCTGGCCGCCGAGGAGCAGTTCTACCTGCTGTGGCCCCCGGTGATTCGCTACGCCAGGGGCGCGGGCGCGCTCGTCTTCATGTCCGGGGTGCTCGCGCTGTCCCTCCTGGCGCCCCTGGCCGTGAAGGCGGGCTACATCGACACGCACGTGCTCTGGGGGCGCATCCTCACCAGCTTCCAGCCCTCCATCAGCATGGGCTGCCTGGCGGCCCTCCTGGCCCACTCGCCCCGGGGCTTCGCCTGGCTCTACCGGGTGCTGGGCCAGGCGTGGAGCGCCCCGCTGGCGATGCTGCTCGTGGCCGGCGCGTTCTTCTGGGACTCCACCCCCAAGGCGCTGTTCTCGTTGCTCTTCACCGCCCTGGTGGTCGCCACCTGCATCCGCCCGGATCACGCGTTGATGCCCGTGCTGAGGCTGTCCTGGGTGCGCTACGTGGGCACGGTCAGCTACGGCGTCTACCTGCTGCACATGCTCGTCTTCAACCTCGTGCGGCGGGCGATGCCCCGGCCGTTCACCTCGCTGCTCGAGTCCTCGCTGGGGTCCGGGATGGTGGTGTTCGTCACCTTCGTGCTCGGACTGGGTGTCTCCGTCCTCCTGGCGGGGCTCAGCCACCGCTACTTCGAGAGCCGCTTCCTCGTGTGGAAGGAGCACTTCGACTGGCGCACGAAGCCGCGCCCCGCCGAGCCCGTGGTCTCCAGTTCGAACAGCCCGGCCTGA
- a CDS encoding OprO/OprP family phosphate-selective porin, translated as MNDSIRRAWFSGLFRRQTLPRVLLTLSCLTLAGGAAAQQGPAPQPQADPPKDDTPRDINPATTTAPPPAAEPATTAPAPVINAGPGGFTISSADKHYQLKLRGVLQADARYFAEGKERNGNNTFLLRRFQPALDATVAGLVDVRFLLDLAPNAQPVQDGYVDIHPAREFRIRVGKFKAPVGLERLQPTTALMFPEFALPTSLVPNREVGIQFSGDIAGGVLSYAVGAFNGSPDGGAADLNVDDNVELEGRLFSHPFRKSGLGLLEGLGLGIAGTVGSEYGTLGATQEPTLRAEGQQTFFTYLSGATTDVTVLASGRHYRFSPQAYYFSGPLGVMAEYVSSTQDVRRGGEEARLTNTAWQLSASYVLFGGKASYEGLKPEQALSPAAGHWGAVELVGRYSGLRIDPNAFPLFADPARSANGAQSWGFGAHWYLSDNTRITFTGERTAFTGGAAEGGSRPAEFVFFNRVQVYF; from the coding sequence TTGAACGATTCGATTCGCAGGGCGTGGTTCTCTGGCCTCTTCCGTCGTCAAACCCTTCCGCGTGTCCTCCTGACCCTGTCCTGCCTGACCCTGGCGGGCGGCGCCGCGGCCCAGCAGGGCCCCGCTCCCCAGCCCCAGGCGGATCCCCCCAAGGACGATACGCCGCGCGACATCAACCCGGCCACGACGACGGCGCCCCCTCCCGCGGCCGAGCCGGCCACGACCGCCCCAGCGCCCGTCATCAACGCCGGGCCGGGGGGCTTCACGATCTCCAGCGCGGACAAGCACTATCAGCTCAAGTTGCGCGGTGTGCTCCAGGCGGACGCGCGCTACTTCGCCGAGGGCAAGGAGCGCAACGGCAACAACACCTTCCTGCTGCGCCGGTTCCAGCCCGCCCTCGACGCCACCGTGGCGGGGCTGGTCGACGTCCGCTTCCTGCTGGATCTGGCGCCCAACGCCCAGCCCGTCCAGGACGGCTACGTGGACATCCACCCGGCGCGGGAGTTCCGGATCCGCGTGGGCAAGTTCAAGGCCCCCGTGGGCCTCGAGCGCCTGCAGCCCACCACGGCCTTGATGTTCCCCGAGTTCGCCCTGCCCACCAGCCTGGTCCCCAACCGGGAAGTGGGCATCCAGTTCTCCGGCGACATCGCCGGGGGGGTGTTGAGCTACGCGGTGGGCGCGTTCAACGGCTCGCCCGACGGTGGCGCGGCGGACCTCAACGTCGATGACAACGTGGAGCTGGAGGGCCGCCTCTTCTCGCACCCCTTCCGCAAGTCGGGGCTCGGGCTGCTCGAGGGACTGGGCCTGGGCATCGCCGGCACCGTGGGCAGCGAGTACGGCACGCTGGGCGCGACCCAGGAGCCGACGCTGCGCGCGGAAGGGCAGCAGACCTTCTTCACCTACCTCTCGGGCGCGACCACGGACGTCACGGTGCTCGCCAGCGGCCGGCATTACCGGTTCTCTCCCCAGGCCTACTACTTCTCGGGGCCGCTCGGGGTGATGGCCGAGTACGTCTCCTCCACGCAGGACGTGCGGCGCGGCGGCGAGGAGGCCCGGTTGACCAACACCGCCTGGCAGTTGTCCGCCTCGTACGTGCTGTTCGGGGGCAAGGCCTCCTACGAGGGACTCAAGCCCGAGCAGGCGCTGAGCCCCGCCGCGGGCCACTGGGGCGCCGTGGAGCTCGTGGGCCGCTACTCCGGGCTGCGCATCGACCCCAACGCCTTCCCGCTCTTCGCGGACCCGGCCCGCTCGGCGAATGGTGCCCAGTCCTGGGGCTTTGGCGCCCACTGGTACCTGAGTGACAACACCCGCATCACCTTCACGGGAGAGCGCACCGCGTTCACCGGTGGCGCGGCGGAGGGCGGCTCGCGGCCCGCCGAGTTCGTCTTCTTCAACCGCGTCCAGGTCTACTTCTAG
- a CDS encoding class I SAM-dependent methyltransferase has protein sequence MGHTAEYDSLAEEYQQSKLIPFRLELEHYSLFARLGELRGKRVLDLACGEGFYSRQMKRRGAATVHGVDVSPAMIELARGAERRAPLGCTYAVGDVAGLERLGDFDLVVGCYLLNQAHTREQLLDFCRAIHRNLAPGGRFVGVADNPRGDPRHYEHYRPYGLTKQAASPRTEGSLITLTFFNPDGTSFQLTNTYLSPESYEWAFREAGFSCFEWVPVRARPSHDPATADYWRRFVEMEPLVLLEARSDG, from the coding sequence ATGGGGCACACCGCCGAGTACGACTCCCTCGCCGAGGAGTACCAGCAGTCCAAGCTGATTCCCTTTCGTCTCGAGCTCGAGCACTACAGCCTGTTCGCGCGGTTGGGTGAGCTGCGCGGCAAGCGGGTGTTGGACCTGGCCTGTGGTGAGGGTTTCTACAGCCGGCAGATGAAGCGGCGGGGCGCGGCCACTGTCCACGGGGTGGACGTGTCCCCGGCGATGATCGAGCTGGCCCGTGGGGCCGAGCGCCGCGCGCCGCTCGGGTGTACCTACGCGGTGGGCGATGTGGCCGGGCTCGAGCGCCTGGGTGACTTCGACCTCGTGGTGGGCTGTTACCTGCTCAATCAGGCGCACACCCGCGAGCAACTCCTGGACTTCTGTCGCGCCATCCACCGCAACCTCGCGCCGGGCGGGCGCTTCGTGGGCGTCGCCGACAACCCGCGCGGTGACCCGAGGCACTACGAGCACTACCGTCCCTATGGCCTCACCAAGCAGGCCGCCTCTCCACGCACCGAGGGGAGCCTCATCACCCTGACCTTCTTCAACCCGGACGGCACGAGCTTCCAACTCACCAATACCTACCTGTCCCCCGAGTCCTATGAGTGGGCCTTCCGAGAAGCGGGCTTCTCCTGCTTCGAGTGGGTGCCCGTGAGGGCTCGTCCCAGTCATGACCCGGCGACCGCCGACTACTGGCGGCGGTTCGTGGAGATGGAGCCGCTGGTGCTCCTGGAGGCCCGCTCGGACGGGTAG
- a CDS encoding propionate--CoA ligase, with translation MGAYNDFHRRSVDQPETFWAEQARLIDWERPFDQVMDFSRPPFTRWFVGGRTNLCHNAVDRHLAARAQQPALVYVSTETQEQRRYTYAQLHAEVNRVAAMLRALGVKRGDRVIIYLPMVPEAIFTLLACTRLGAIHSVVFGGFAANSLATRMDDARAVLLVTADAGMRGGKVIPYKPLVEEALKLARHPPPRVLVLDRGLDPNMPRVPEHDVDFATLAREHESAHVAVEWLESSEPSYILYTSGTTGRPKGVQRDTGGYAVALASSMRHIFTGQPGETMFTASDIGWVVGHSYIVYGPLLAGMTTVLYEGLPIRPDASIWWKLVEEHRVDVMFTSPTAIRLLKRQDAAHLTRHDTSSLRYLFLAGEPLDAPTHEWISTALPATQVLDNYWQTETGWPLLGPCPGVEARPRKFGSPGTAIYGYRVRLLDSQTGEEVTQPQQKGVLVVEPPLPPGCLSTVWGDDARFVSTYFSHFDKPVYSTFDWATRDEDGDYFILGRTDDVINVAGHRLGTREIEEAICGHPGIAEVAVVGVKDSLKGQVVVAFAVPRDGSRPRTEEGRAALTREVMDTVDKTLGALARPAQVHLVTLLPKTRSGKLLRRGIQALAEQREPGDLTTLEDPSALEQIRSALKPRE, from the coding sequence ATGGGCGCATATAATGACTTTCACCGTCGGTCCGTGGATCAGCCCGAGACGTTCTGGGCCGAGCAGGCACGGCTCATTGACTGGGAGCGACCCTTCGACCAGGTGATGGACTTCTCACGTCCGCCCTTCACTCGCTGGTTCGTCGGGGGGCGGACCAATCTCTGTCATAACGCGGTGGACAGGCACCTGGCGGCCCGGGCGCAACAGCCCGCGCTCGTCTATGTCTCCACGGAGACCCAGGAGCAGCGCCGGTACACCTACGCACAACTGCATGCCGAGGTGAACCGGGTGGCGGCCATGCTGCGCGCGCTCGGGGTGAAGCGCGGCGATCGGGTCATCATCTACCTGCCCATGGTGCCCGAGGCGATCTTCACCCTGCTGGCGTGCACGCGGCTGGGGGCCATCCACTCGGTGGTGTTCGGAGGCTTCGCGGCGAACAGTCTCGCCACGCGCATGGATGACGCGCGAGCGGTGTTGCTGGTGACGGCGGACGCGGGCATGCGCGGCGGCAAGGTCATCCCCTACAAGCCGCTGGTGGAGGAGGCCCTGAAGCTGGCGCGGCACCCGCCCCCCCGGGTGCTGGTGCTCGACCGGGGGTTGGATCCGAACATGCCCCGCGTGCCCGAGCACGACGTGGACTTCGCCACGCTGGCGCGCGAACACGAGAGCGCGCACGTCGCGGTGGAGTGGCTCGAGTCCTCCGAACCCAGCTACATCCTCTACACCTCCGGCACCACCGGGCGCCCCAAGGGCGTGCAGCGGGACACGGGAGGTTACGCGGTGGCGCTGGCGTCCTCGATGCGCCACATCTTCACCGGCCAGCCCGGCGAGACGATGTTCACCGCGAGCGACATCGGGTGGGTGGTGGGACACTCGTACATCGTCTATGGCCCCCTGCTGGCCGGCATGACGACGGTGCTGTACGAGGGCCTGCCCATCCGCCCGGACGCGAGCATCTGGTGGAAGCTCGTGGAGGAGCATCGGGTGGACGTGATGTTCACCTCGCCCACCGCCATCCGCCTCTTGAAGCGGCAGGACGCGGCACACCTGACGCGCCATGACACGTCGAGCCTGCGCTACCTGTTCCTCGCGGGCGAGCCCCTGGACGCGCCCACCCACGAGTGGATCTCCACCGCGCTGCCCGCCACCCAGGTGTTGGACAACTACTGGCAGACGGAGACGGGCTGGCCCCTGCTCGGCCCCTGTCCGGGGGTGGAGGCCCGGCCACGCAAGTTCGGCTCACCGGGCACGGCCATCTATGGCTACCGGGTGCGGCTGCTGGACTCGCAGACGGGCGAGGAGGTGACCCAGCCCCAGCAAAAGGGCGTGCTGGTGGTGGAGCCGCCCCTGCCACCCGGGTGCCTGTCCACGGTGTGGGGTGATGACGCGCGCTTCGTGTCCACGTACTTCTCCCACTTCGACAAGCCCGTCTACAGCACCTTCGACTGGGCCACGCGCGACGAGGACGGGGACTACTTCATCCTCGGCCGGACCGACGACGTCATCAACGTGGCGGGGCACCGGCTGGGCACGCGGGAAATCGAGGAGGCCATCTGCGGGCACCCCGGCATCGCCGAGGTCGCCGTGGTGGGCGTGAAGGACTCGCTCAAGGGGCAGGTGGTGGTGGCCTTCGCGGTGCCGCGGGACGGCTCGCGGCCGCGCACGGAGGAGGGCCGCGCGGCACTCACGCGCGAGGTGATGGACACGGTGGACAAGACGCTGGGGGCCCTGGCTCGCCCCGCCCAGGTGCACCTGGTGACGCTGCTGCCCAAGACGCGCTCGGGCAAGCTGCTGCGCCGCGGCATCCAGGCCCTGGCCGAGCAGCGCGAGCCCGGCGACCTCACCACCCTGGAGGATCCCAGTGCCCTGGAGCAGATCCGCTCCGCCCTGAAGCCACGCGAATAG
- a CDS encoding C2 family cysteine protease, translating into MYSHKYGSGSASASAYARSSSRAPSRASRTDSPPRASHVVAESSSHEVEHDDHDQYADYRPEDRHRLTSHDAHPKWNAYGESPYAQVQDPSLYGRRGPEPKHVRQSNLGNCHMMASLAGVASDPDAIRNMVQEAEPGRYHVNLHDPETLRPVRVHVDDQLPTDMQPDFHKSRGKKVIWPQVAEQGYVKLHDARESVKSNRDTSERQTAGYGGIEGGTGIGAMHAFTGRRADYLPIRDMSDKELLRHLNKANTPGVAVLAGSNFERTAGMKSGIETRHAYTVVGTRFSRSKNEHMVEVRNPHGGPQYPVLGTGKDTVEMSLSRFRATFETVTTPLP; encoded by the coding sequence GTGTACAGCCACAAGTATGGTAGCGGTTCTGCGTCTGCTTCTGCCTACGCCAGGTCCTCGAGCCGTGCGCCTTCTCGCGCCAGCCGCACGGACTCTCCCCCACGGGCATCCCATGTCGTCGCCGAGTCTTCCAGCCATGAGGTCGAGCATGACGACCACGACCAGTACGCCGACTACCGCCCGGAGGACCGTCACCGACTGACCAGCCACGACGCCCATCCCAAGTGGAACGCCTACGGAGAGAGCCCCTATGCGCAGGTCCAGGACCCCTCGCTGTATGGGCGTCGCGGCCCCGAGCCCAAGCATGTCAGGCAGTCCAACCTGGGCAACTGCCACATGATGGCCTCGCTGGCGGGTGTGGCCAGCGACCCCGACGCCATCAGGAACATGGTGCAGGAAGCGGAGCCAGGCAGGTACCATGTCAATCTTCACGACCCCGAGACCTTGCGTCCCGTGCGAGTCCATGTGGACGACCAACTCCCCACGGACATGCAGCCCGACTTCCACAAGTCCCGTGGAAAGAAGGTCATCTGGCCTCAGGTGGCTGAACAGGGCTACGTCAAGCTTCACGACGCCCGGGAGTCCGTCAAGAGCAACAGGGACACGAGCGAGCGACAGACCGCGGGGTATGGGGGCATCGAGGGAGGGACGGGCATCGGCGCCATGCATGCCTTCACGGGGAGGCGCGCGGATTACCTGCCCATCCGGGACATGTCGGACAAGGAGTTGCTCCGTCACCTCAACAAGGCAAACACTCCGGGCGTCGCGGTGCTCGCCGGGTCCAACTTCGAGCGCACCGCGGGGATGAAGTCAGGGATTGAAACCCGGCACGCCTACACCGTGGTGGGCACCCGGTTCTCCCGGAGCAAGAACGAGCACATGGTGGAGGTACGCAATCCGCACGGCGGCCCCCAGTACCCGGTTCTGGGCACCGGGAAAGACACCGTCGAGATGTCGCTGAGTCGATTCAGGGCCACGTTCGAGACCGTGACCACTCCGCTCCCGTAG